One Sphingomonas kaistensis genomic window, CGCCGTATGTCGTTCTCGAAGGCTGCAACTGCGCCGAGTACGGCCAACATCAGTCTTCCGGTGGAGCTATCGGTATCGACGCCTGACTGGCTGAGGCAACGGAAGGCTACACCCTTGGCGGTGAGCTTCTCGATGATGCGGTGAAGGTCGGCGACACTCCTCGCGAGCCTATCGAGGCGGGTCACGCAAAGGGTGTCGCCTTCCCGCACGAAGTCGAGGGCCAGGGCGAGTTGCTCACGATCGGCGGCCGAGCGGCCCGACATCTTTTCCGAAAAGACTTTCTCGCACCCGGCCTGACTCAAGGCCTCGTGCTGAATGTCCAGGCTTTGCGACGTCGAGCTTACCCTTCCGTATCCCACCAACATGCGCGCTCCTGTCTCGGATGATCCTAGACCAGAGGCTCTCACGTATCTCAAAATTGGCAAGAGAATCTGTTGAGACACAATCTCCCGGTTCCTGAGACGAACCGGGAGATCCTAGATGAATGAGGCGAGGAGGCACGACGAAAGACGTCAAGGCCGCTGCTCTCTCCCCGGAGAACACGGGCAAGGGCAATGTGGTAGGTGATGTCATTCACCTCAGTTGGGAGCCTGTTCCCAAGACGCTCCGGGTCGAAGTCTTCCCGGAGTATGCTTGGGCCGTTGGCTTTGATCGTATCACTCATAGCCGCCTCATACCCGCACGGTCAGAACCAGCGCAGCTTGAACAGGGCAGCGGTTTCGACATCAGGGAAGTAGGCATGGAGATCGAACCAAGCGTTCAGCATGCCGGTGCCATCATTGCGTTCGTCCATGTCACCTTTGAGCGCGTAGTCGGAAACGTTCCCCGGGTTATTCAGCCACTCGACCATCCCCGGCCACCAGTAATCGGCAAGCTCCGTCCGGGGGTAGTGCTTCATAGCCAGCGCGTTGCGCTCGCTCTTCACAAGCTGACGCCTAAGCGTGACCTTGTGGGTGAGGTGAGCCATCGGCTTCTCAACCTCAGCAAGGATAGCTGCGGCTTCAGGGCAGACTTCAGCGTGGTCGCGGAACGTATGTTCCACCAGACCGCAGCCCGCAGTGCAGTAGTATTCGCCACACCGGTAGCCGCCACTACGTTCCTGTTCGCGCAGAGCTTCACGAAGTTGGTCCATCGCGTTCATCAGCGATCCTCCCGGTTCATCCATTCGCGGAACTCGTCTGGCGTCATGGTTTCGTAGTTGCGTTCCATCTCCGTGTAGAACCCCCTCTGCTGATCCGTGGATGCTGGCCAGTGCAGTCCCTCGCATGCGTCATGGAGCGCACGCTCATGGCTGTCTTCAGGCATGATGTCCGACCAATTCCGGAGCAAGTTGTCGAGCGGACATTCCCTTGGATACACAATGTGCATCCAGTAGAGGTCACGATATTCGATGGTCGTCAAGTGACGGTTCAAAGACGCTTCGAGTAGTTTGTTCATTCGTTCACGGTGACTCATCAGTATTCTCCTTGCTGATTGGAGATACTTAGCGTCACTACTTTGACCACGCATTATAGAAAACTTTGATATTGACGAACTTCACCACGATGTTGGACAATCGCTAATGGAGGAATTTCCCAAGCGTGGTCGTGATCGTCCCCGTAAAGACGGTACGATCCAATTCCCTGTAGAACCCGCTCCCAAGGCTCCCCCCGAACAGACAGATGGCTCCGATCTATCGCCGGGAATATCGATGTGTGGGTCGATACAAGCGTCTGGGACGGTCCACAGACGATGGAAGGGCTAGTCAGCCCGACCAATGATCCGACTGATAAATAATGCAGAAGGACTCTTACTAAAGTAGAGTCGAAGACATGCTCTTCCGCGAGCCTTGCTCGCCAACCAAGCCCACCTCCCGGCAGAAGGGGGGCGGTAGTCGAGACGGAAGCTCGCAGCGGATCATCGGAGATCATGCAATAAGCCGCTTTAACCCTCCGCTAGTGACCACCGCATTTGAAGCCTTTGGGCAGGTATAGCTACTTGAGCATGACGCGCTGAGCATTGCGCGTGACATCATGCACCCACGACGAGACTTTCTGTCATTGGCTCCCGTGGACACCGTTTGGGCGATGACGCCTTCCGCACCCTTGGACACAAGACACCAGTCAAGACACACCGTCGATAGACACACTAGGGCAGCGAGTTGGTAGAGCCGGAAATAACCGTGATTAGGGTTGAAGCGCAGACCAAGCACCCTCCTCTTACGAGGACACGCCAGTGACAGAAGGTTAGAAACTCCGATGGATGAAGACATATTTCCCCTTGTGATAGACGCATATTCTATGTGTCTTTCACAGGGGGACTATAAAGCTATGTTCTCGATGGATGAAGGCCAAGTAAGGTTCTAGTTCATAGATGGATTGGCGAGCCAGACAGATGCGAGCGCAGCGGAGCAGATGGCTGAGCGAGTGCGATCAGCGCTAGCTGAGCGCCAAAGACCTATGCGGATCTCTCTTCGTGACCTCAACTTGTGAGGTCACGGTGAACGGGAAAGGGCGAACCAGCTAACCCGCGCACATCCTTCGCCGCCTCTCATCACGACTTCGCAGGTGCCACTGAGGCTGCTGCGCGAACTACAGAGTCAGAGCTTGGGATCGAGCATATGGGCCGCACCGTGGACCTGAGGATGGTAGCCCCACCCAGTGTTGCTGCTCAATCCGGTCTCCTCCCAGCGTTCATCAAGCCCGATTGCGTCGAGGCTCCAGCCAGTTGCGTTCAGTCGCTCCTCAAGATTCCTCAGCGCTTGCCCTAAATTGTGCGGGTCTTCGGCAAGCACCATCTCGCCTGTGGGAAGGCCCACGGAGCAGAACCAGCCCGCGAACACACGGGCTCGCCCAGTGCTCACCGTGCCGCTCTGGACGGGCACTTCGATGATGTCGGTCGGGACAGACTGGTCAGACGTCAGTGGCACGAGACGACAGAGACGGTCACGCCCCGCGTATTTTCGCCAAGCTTTAGCGTCGAAAAGGTCTTTGTAGCGCATCACCTATTTATCGGGTTTGATACAGCAAGAGAGCGTGTCAGATACGCTTACACAAAATGTGGGGGTATCCGCGTGAATCTGGGTCAGGCTCTGCGATCAGGACGCATGGCGCGCAAGTTCACGCAAACCGAGCTTGGTAAGCTTGCTGGCCTAAGTCGGCAGGCCGTTGCGGAAATTGAAGGCAACACTGGGCGAGTGAGTAATTTCCTTGCCTTGGAAAAGCACATTCCAATTTCCGTTACCGGCCTTCCGATGGGCGCACGAAGGATCGGGGAGCGCCTCCGCTTGGCACGCATCTCGAAATCGCTCTCCCTTCGTGCCGCAGCAGAGCGGGCGGAAATTGCGGTGAATACCGTTCGCGAAATTGAGGCGGGCCGAGGTACGCTGGGGCCTCTGCATCGACTTGCCAGTGTGCTCGCGCCAGCCGCACGTGCTCGAGCCGTGAGCGAGGGGCACAACCGGAGAGGCATAGCGGTCGTAGGGTGGTCGTCCGAGCGAGTACGCAGACGAGCCGATCACTACGTCACTCCCGCACCGATCGTACGTCTGCTTCTTGATCACGAGGTGATTGACCGAGCTCACCCGGTCCTGGAACCCGCAGTCGGAGAGGCGCGGATAATTGAGAGAGTTCTACTCGAACGAGGCTATCAGGTTGTCTGCTCCGATCTGCACGGACGCGGGGACGAGTGTCGTGACTTCTTCGACATTCACCAACAGCACCACACCGTCATCACCAATCCGCCATTCCGCTTGCATCAGGAGTTCATAAAGCACGCGAAACGCATCGTGGCTAACAAGTTTTGCTTCCTGCTGCCTTTGAATTATCTCGTGGGGGCTCAGAGGCACTCGGACATCTGGAGCGATCCTGGCTTTCCCTTAGCGCGAGTGCATGTGCTCACCCGCGGCATCGATTTTGTTGGTACAGACCCCTTTGCTGATCGCTTTAAGCCGGCACAAATATACTGCGGCTGGTTCATCTTCGAGCGGCAGCATCGCGGTCCCCCGACGCTGCACTGGATGGACAGCAATCCATACGTCGAGAGGATCGCCCGAACTCCTGTTCGATAACTAAATCCGTAAAAGAAAAATAATGCGGGTCAGGCGACTAGCAGTCTAATTCTTGGGCATGGGCAACAACAGGCCCGCAACCAAGAAAGACTAATATGACTTACAACAGTACTGTTTATTCGCCTTCCGTAGATACCATCGAGCTCTTTGCGGTGATTCCCAAAAATCCCAAAAGCGAGATATTCTGCGTACCATTGGCAGATGGTTCGAAACTAAGCTTTGATATCACTGCCATGAACGAATACTGGAATGGACTCACCGGGGCGTGCAATTTTGAAATCCCTCTCTGCAAAGAGATCTGCAGAGAGTTCGAAGCTGATGGGTACATCGAAGCCCAGCGAGTCGAACGTTTCGCTGACGTGATCTTAAGGCACAGCGCTCTTGGCATCCCCACCCGCGCACGTCCAATGCTGGGTGTTGAGACTCATGACGGCCTCGTTATCGTGGATGGCCGTCATACCTACATGGCGTTGGCTATGCTGCATCTGGATGAGGTGCTTGCCGGTAGTGAGCTCTATCACCCAGCCTACATCTTCGCCGAGCATGAATGGATCCACTTCGTACTCGAGGGCGATGTACCCGAGCCTGTTCCCTTCGCATCGCGTGTGATGCAGCAATGAGCGCCCGGGCCTTTGGCACGAACGTGCTCGTTGCGGCCATCGCATTTCCCAAACACGCGCGCGGGAGTGCTCCCGTGATTGTGGCTTCCCTGAACTCACATTCCCGTTGCCGACTTCAAGGCGGTGAGCATGTCGAGGTATAAGTGCCCTCGTTACAAACGTGGTGTACGCATCGTCGCGACTGTGGATCGTGCCCACTACTCGGGCATTCTGCTCTACGACAACCAGGTGAAGCTCACCGACGTCGAGATTCAAGGCGAGTTGAGAGACTCTACTTTCACCGACTGGCTGATGCACCAGGAATACGCCACGTACGTCACGTCATTCGAAAGGTTCATCGCTCGACGCGGCTTGAACATCAAGATGGTTGGCAGCCCACCCTTATTGGACAACATCTACGGCCTTCATGACTGGTACGTGGAGAATGGCCCGATTACTGAGCAGCTCCATAAGTTGTTCAAGGGTCGCTCTAAGGCGTTCGAGTTTGTGGGCGCGCTGGCGCCCAAACCGGGCGGGGCGCGTCACGAGGTAGCGCTGGATTGGGTTATGGCTGTGCTACCAGACGACGCTGACTTCGGTCTGGCCAAACTCGGAGTCAAGTGGAAGTGAAGAAAGGTGTCTTGCGGGGAGTTCGTGTCTCCTCGCAAGCTCCCCCTCCGCCCCCGAAAGCGTTAAGTGGCGCCGCGCCCGCTCGGGATAGGGGCGCGGCGGACCACTCGGCCACTCGAAGATGAGTAGCGACTCCCGTTCAGCAAACTCCCGCGTCTGAAAAGACCCACTCTCAGACGTTCAGGATCGGGTGACCGCTGCCCGTAAGCGGACGATCATTCATGCGCGCCCTACCGCCGCAGGTGGCCGAAAGGAGACGGTCCAATTTCCGCTGTGAAGCCTCGAAAGCGGCTAGGGAGAGCGGCCTACCGCAAATTGGCGTTCGAACGTTTTGGCTTAGAGCGCGGCGGTGTGAGAGCTGGCGGAATGACTAGAACTCCGCACTCATCCCAACTGTTACTCGTCTTGGGGTGCCGGGGCCGATGCTTCGAGGATTCGTCGCATTCGGGGCTTCTTTTAAGTAGATGTCGTCAACTTCCGTGTAAGTCCCAAATGTCGCAAACGGAACGTCGAGAGCGTTGCGTACTTCGCCGAAGAGTCGGAGCTGGCGGGTCACCGTTGCCGACCCTCGTAAGTTTAAAACGCTATACCGGGGTGTCCGGGCGTCAGCATTGTTTTCATCGCCGAAGAAATGTTGGCCGGATGAGAAGGAAACATCTGCGCCAATCGACCAAGCCCTACGCTGCAACTTAGCCTGCACTGTGAAGCGATGACGCGGGACGCCAGGAATTTGATCACCCGGCTCCACATTGATGCGGCCGCTGTCATCTGCGCCCGGATTGAGGGGTGAGTTGAGAATGGTGGGCGTCCTGAAGGTGGCGTCGGTGAAAGCATATCCGACCGCTGCCCGGAAAGGACCATTTTCATAGATGGCATGGGCTTCTGCACCTTGCCTCCGGGTGGAGCCCACATTGCGAAAATAAGCCCGCCCGCGCACGGCCGAGGAAACGAATTGGATGTCGTCGCGGTTCACTGACCGGTACGCGGCAATCTGCCAATTCAGCCTTCCCGTCCGGCCGTTGGCATCCGCGCTGTAAGTATGCGTCACCACCTGATTCAAGGGAGGGTCGCCGACGAAGAAGTTGGTCAGGCTGCAAGGCGCCTCCTCATCGGCGCAGGCCAACTCGGCCGGAGTTGGAGCACGGCTGTTGGTTGCAAGACCCGCACGCAGCACGATGCCGGAAGCTGGCTGCCACTTCAGCCTCGCCGCGAGATTAAGTCGCTTGAACAGGTGCCTGCCATCAAGTGCGGTTCCGAGTTGGTCGTCAAGGCGGACAAGCTGACGGTTCCAGCGCGCATCGAGTTCTGCCGCCAGCATAGGTTTGAGCGGAATCGTGTGAGCCAGAAACAGCCCACCGTAGCTCGTGCGCGCTGACAGCGATACCGGTGTGATCGACCCGTCTAATTGCGAGACGATGGGACCAAGCCCCTCCACGCCGCGATCGTCGGTCAGCATTCCAAGTTCGCTGCTGCTGTTGAACTGGGTACGGCTGGCATCATGGCTGAAGCCTACGACCAGCCGACCCTTGCCGGCCGACGTTTCCCGTTCCCGGACGAACTGGACAAGGATGCCGCCCGCCTGTCCCCTGCTTTTGCTGCGATTGACCAGGCCATAGCCTCCCTCACTCGAGGAGGCGCCGATTGCCTTGCCGAGTTCATCGAAGAGAGGCTCCTCCCCGTCACTTCTTCCTTCCAGGCAAAGCAAATCCGTCGCCGCTTCGCAGACCTCGATGTCAGCGTGGTCTCCGTTGAGGGTGTCCTGACGAAGGCGTTGAAGGTACATGACGCCTTCGAGACGATCCCCCGAATTGCCGAGCATCAGCCAGGGATGAACGCTCCCGCGGACGAAGCGGTTGAGGGTGATGTCGGGGTGAGTGAAGACGGCGCGACGATCGAGCGCGTAAAGCTCTACCGGCACACTGCCATTGCCGGTCAGGTCATTGTCCGCCCCCACCAATTTGAGGTGCAGTCCCGCGCGCTCTCCATCCCAGCCGAGATCGGCAAAGCTGCTGCGAAGACGCGACGGCGAAAAGTAACGCCAACCACGGTCCCGGGTCTGTTGCACGGCAGCGTAGATGCTTGCGCGTCTGCCACGCCAACCGGCTTCGCCCGCGACTTCACGTTCGCCAAAGGCGCCGCCTGCGGCAGTCACGGCTATGCCCGGGCTCGTCCGTCCGGTTTTCGTCTGGAGGACGATCGCGCCACCGAGCGCATTCAGGCCGTACAAGGGATTGGATTCGAATATCTCGAGCTTCTGAATGGCCACCTCGGGCAGGAGATCGAATTGTACGGTGTCTCCGAACGGCTGGTTGAAGCGTGCCCCATCGAGGTAGACGGCCAGACCCTGTGCTTGTCCCTGCAGAGGCGACGCCACGAACCCACGATAGGAGAGGTTGGGCTGGAACGGATTTCCCTGCGCGTCCTGCAAGCCGACGGCGGCCACCGATCGGCTGATTGCAGATAGAAGATCGGGCCTTGCAGCCTCGCCCAGCCTGTCCTCGTCGAGGGAAAGTTGGGCATCGTCCGAGCGGGTGCCGCCGGGCGCAGTGACGATGATGGTGCTGCCGCTATTGCCCTCATCTGCCGTGGGCTGCTGAGCCAGGGCAGGCAAGTTGGTCCCGAGACATAGCGAACAGGCGAGAACAGCATGGCGGCGCTGCAGACCCCGCACCAGGGTCGCCGTCCGAGCACCTGTTCGCCGAGCTTTGTGCCAAAGCGCCGGATCGGATCGCCGGCTCCATGCCCCGTCGCGATCGCCGAAACTGTTGCTCACTTCGCTTTGGTGAGATAGCCCGCCATGCGTTTGGCCGCGAGGCCCGGAAGCTTGACCGCAGCCGCGCTCGCAGCGTTCGGCGCCGGGCCTTTGCCGACTTTAATCAGCGCGACCATCCCCATCGCGAAATGCGGCTTGCACTTGATGCCGTAGAGGCCGGCCGCCGTGACCTTGAGATCGAACCCCTGGTTCATCTTACCGCCGCTGATCGGGACACCGGCCGGGACCAATCCGGGGATCAACTCGGCATTGTGGCTGGGCGATGCGATGAAGCGGATGGTGTCGCCGACGTTGGCTTTCACGACTGCCGGCGAGAAGACCATTGCCCCGCCGGGCCCGCTGGTCAGCATCTGAACCGGAATGTCCTTGGCTGCAGCGGATGTCGCCACGCCAAGAAAGGTTGCGACAAGGCAAAGGCGGGAAAGCTTCACGACGGACACTCCTGTTGGCGTGCAGCCCCCTACTCCGGCGCCGCACCATGCAGGGACCAGCAGGAACAGCAGGCGCACACCCCCCGCAATTGGTCCTTGGTAGAATGGCTTGCGAGCGCAGCGGGGTCGAAAAGAGTTGACGGAAGGTCCTCATTGCGAGCGAGTCGACGTGATGGGGCCAAAGCGTGGGAGATACGCACATGCTTCAGCAGGCACTCGACAATCTCAAGGGCGACGTCACGATGCGGTCGACCTACGACAATTATATCGGCGGCAAGTTCGTGCCCCCGGTGAAGGGCGAGTATTTCGACAATCCTTCCCCGATCACCGGCAAGACGGTGTGCCGCATCGCCCGTGGCACCAAGGAAGATATCGAGCTCGCGCTTGATGCTGCCCATGCGGCGAAGGACGAGTGGGGCAAGACCTCCCCCGCCGTCCGCGCCAATATCCTCAACAAGATCGCGGATCGGCTTGAAGAACGTCTCCCGACGTTGGCGCTGGTGGAAACCATCGACAACGGCAAGCCGATCCGCGAGACCACTCATGCCGACCTGCCGCTGGCGATCGATCACTTCCGCTACTTCGCCGGCTGCCTGCGTGCTCAGGAAGGCTCGATCAGCGAGATCGATCACGACACCATCGCCTATCATTTCCACGAGCCGCTCGGAGTGGTCGGACAGATCATCCCGTGGAATTTCCCGCTGCTGATGGCGGTGTGGAAACTCGCCCCGGCCCTCGCCGCCGGCAATTGCGTGGTGCTGAAGCCGGCCGAACAGACCCCCATGTCGATTATGGTCTTGGCGGAGATGATCGGCGACCTGCTTCCGCCGGGTGTCCTCAACATCGTTAACGGGTTCGGGATCGAGGCCGGCAAGCCGCTTGCCCAGTCCAACCGGATCGCCAAGATCGCCTTTACCGGCGAAACCACGACCGGCCGCCTGATCATGCAATATGCGACGGAGAATCTGATCCCCGTCACTCTCGAGCTCGGCGGAAAATCTCCCAACATCTTCTTCGCGGACGTGATGGACGCCGACGACGATTATTTCGACAAGTGCCTCGAAGGCTTCGCGATGTTCGCGCTCAACCAGGGCGAGGTCTGCACCTGCCCGAGCCGCGCGCTGATCCAGGAAAGCATCTACGAACGCTTCATCGAACGCGCGATCAAGCGGGTCCAGGCGATCAAGATGGGCAATCCGCTCGACGCCGACACGATGATCGGCGCCCAGGCATCGAACGACCAGCTCGAGAAGATCCTCAGCTACATCGCGATCGGCAGGGAAGAGGGCGCCGAGGTGCTGACCGGTGGCGAGCGCCAGGTCCATGAGGGCGACAATGCGGAGGGCTATTATGTCCAGCCGACCATCCTCAAAGGCCACAACAAGATGCGGGTCTTTCAGGAGGAGATTTTCGGCCCGGTCGTCGCGGTCACCACCTTCAAGGACGAAGCCGAAGCGCTCGAGATAGCCAACGACACCCTCTACGGTCTTGGCGCCGGAGTGTGGACCCGCGACGGGACCCGGGCCTATCGCTTTGGGCGGGCGATCCAGGCGGGGCGGGTGTGGACCAATTGCTATCATGCCTATCCGGCGCACGCGGCGTTCGGCGGCTACAAGCAGTCGGGCATTGGCCGTGAGAATCATCGCATGATGCTCGACCATTACCAGAACACCAAGAACCTGCTGGTCAGCTACAGCCCTAAGGCCCTTGGGTTTTTCTGAGGCGGTGGCGGCTGCAGGCTCGACTGCGGACGTCCGGATGCGCGGCGGTGACCCCTTGCCGCCGCGCATTCTCGCCACGTCCGAGGCGGTCGTCGTGATGGACCGGCTCGCCGGGCAGCATGGGCCATTGATGTTCCACCAGTCCGGCGGCTGCTGCGACGGCAGCGCGCCGATGTGCTACCCCGCCGGCGAATTTAAGGTCGGCACGCAGGATGTCCTGCTCGGCCATGTCGGCAACGACATTCCGGTGTGGATCGGAGCCGCGCAATTCGAATATTGGCAGCACACGCAGGTCACGATCGACGTCGTGTCGGGACGCGGCGCCGGCTTCTCGCTCGAAGGGCCGGAGGGCGTCAGGTTCGTGATCCGCAGCCGTGTTTTCAGCGACGAGGAATCGGCTGCACTCGAAGCCTCGGAGCCGCCCGCGCGCGGCGCCTAATCGCGGGACGAAAAGGCGTGACGAACGCTCCGCCCGGTGACACAGTCTGACTCGCCATGGATTGTATCGCCAGAGCCGCCGCGGACGTTTCCGACCGCATCCATGTCGCCTCGACCGTCGAGAACGATCCCGAGCAAGCGGTGCGCGAACTGTTCCGCGACTTTCCGTTGCCCGAGCTCGCCGGCGTGATCTGTTTCTGCTCCAGCCGCTACCCGCTCGACCAGCTTGCCGAGGCCCTGAAGAAGCGTGCCGACGACCTGACCATCATCGGTTGCACCTCATCGGGCGAACTGTCCCCCGACGGCCTTGCCGAAGACACTATCACCGCCATCGGCTTCCCAGCCAGCGCATTCCGGATGAAGGCGATCTGCCTTCAGGATCTCGAGCGCTTCGACAGTGCCGGGGCACAGCGCGAGGTGCGCCTGCTCGCGGCCGAGGCAAGGGAAGACGCCGCCTGCCTCGGCAGCGATCTGCACCGCGCCGCCATCTTCCTGATCGACGGGCTGTCGCACCGCGAAGAGATGCTGACGGTCACCTTGCAGGATGCGCTTGGCGACATTCCGCTGATCGGTGGATCGTCGGGCGACGGACTGGCCTTTCGGGAAACCTTTGTCTTCTGGGATGGAGCGTTCCGGCGCGATGCGGCGGTAATTGCGGTGCTGACATCGTCGCGCCCGATGCATGTCTTTCGCGCTCAGCATCATCGCCCCGGCGAGACCAAGATGGTCATCACCAAGGCAGACTCGCAAAGCCGGGTGGTGTTCGAGATCAATGCCGAGCCTGCCGCCGAAGAGTATGCCCGGCTGGTCGGACTGCGGGTCGAGGATCTCGAACCCGGAATCTTCGCCGCGCATCCCCCGATGGTTCGCGCCGGCGGCGAATATTATGTGCGCTCGGTCCAGGCCGCGAACGCGGACGGAAGCCTGACCTTTTACTGCGCGATCGACGAGGGACTTGTGCTGACGCTCGGCGAACAGACCGACGTCGTCGCCAACCTGTCCGAACTGTTTGCCGATCTTGAGGGTAAGGTCGGACCGATAGACCGGGTGATTGGCTTCGACTGCGTGCTCAACCTGGTCGAGGTTGAGCGGCGGCAGCTGCGCGGGGCGGTTTCGGCCATTTATGCGGAGGCCGGGGTAATCGGCTTCAACACCTATGGCGAGCAATTCCACGCTCTGCACGTGAACCAGACGCTGAGTGGGCTGGCGATCGGGCGATGACCGTCACGCCCGCCAATGACGAGAGCAGCGAGCTCGACCGGGCCCGGCGGGAGATCGAGAAGCTCAAGAAGATCAATGCGGCGCTGATGAGCCGGGTCGAGCGGTCGACCGAACTCCAGGGCAATGCCTTTTCGCTGTTCGAGACGGCAATTTCGCTCGAAGACAAGGTGCGGCACCGCACCCACGAGCTCGAGGATGCTCTGGCTAGGCTGGCGATCAGCCATGCGGCGGCACGCGAAGCCAAGGAATTGGCCGAAGCGGCCGGGCGCCGGCTAAACGACGCGGTGGAGAGCATCAACGAAGGCTTTGCGCTATTCGACGCCGACGACCGCCTGGTGATGTGCAACCAGACCTATCTCGGCTTCTGGCCCGAGGTCGCCGACCGCATCAGGCCGGGGATGCAATTCGCGGACATCATCCGGCTGATCTCCGACGATGGCCGGGCGCTGACGCAGATCATCGCTCCCGACCGCTGGGTCAGCGAGCGAATGCGCCGGCACCGGGTTGCTGATAATGCGCACGTTCAGTCGCTGGCCGACGGACGCTGGATCCAGATCAACGAGCTTCGGACGTCGGAGGGCGGGATCGTCGGCATCTATACCGACATCACCGACATCAAGGCCGAAAGCGTCCGCGAGCGGACCCGGGAATATGCCCAGCGCGCAGGCATCCTGCAGGCGACTCTGGATGCCATGCCGGAAGGCGCGGCCCTGTTCGATCAGGATCGCCAACTGGTGGCGTGGAATGGCGCCCTCCTGACCCTGCTCAAGATCGATCCCCTGAGCATGGGCGAGCTGATCACCGACCATTCCAGCCTGGTCAGCTTCGTGGGCGCCACCACTCCGGGCCTCAGCCTCGGCTGGCGCGACCAGGCCAGCCGCAGTCACCGGCAGGAATATAAGCTGGAGAACAGCCAGACGTTCGAAGTGCGCCGAGTCCCCCTGCCCAATGCGGGGATGGTGCTGAGCATTGCCGACGTCACCCAGGTCCGCCGCAATGCGGCAACGCTAGAGCGGCGTGTCGCCGAGCGGACCGCCGCGATGCTGGAGGCGAAGACCGCCGCGGAACAGGCGAACCTGTCCAAGACGCGCTTCCTTGCCGCCGCCAGCCACGACCTGCTGCAGCCACTGAACGCCGCGCGGCTGTTCGTCTCGGCCTTGCACGATCGCAAGGTCGATCCCGACACCGGCCGGCTGATCGAGCAGACCGAAAGTGCGCTGAACAGCGTCGAAGATCTGCTCGAGGCCCTGCTCGAAATCTCCAAGCTGGATGCCGGAGCGATCACCCCTGAAGTCACCGTCGTTCCGCTTGCCGACCTGTTCGGCGCCATGCGGGCGGAGTTTGCGCCCCTCGCTGCGAAGAGCGGTCTCACCCTCGATGTCGAGATGTCGAACCTGCGGGTATTGTCGGATTCCCGCCTTCTTCGCCGCGTCATCCAGAATTTTCTTTCCAATGCCGTCCGCTACACCGACCAGGGATCAGTCACCCTGCGGGCCGTGGACGACGGGTCCAAGGTGGTGATCAGTGTCTCCGACACCGGTTCGGGCATCGCGCCCGAAAACCATGCCCTGATCTTCGAGGAATTCCGTCGCTTCGACGGCGGGCGAAGCCGGGGCATGGGCCTCGGCCTTGCCATCGTCCAGCGGGCGATCGGCATGCTTGGGCATCCGCTTCGCCTCGACTCCAGCCTTGGCCGGGGCAGCAGATTCGAGATCGAGCTACCGCTCTATCACGGACCGCAGGCCGCCGAGTCCGAGGTCGCGCTTCTAGCCACGGGCTCTTCGATTGCCCGGCGCGTTCTGGTGATCGACAATGACGAGACCATCCTGTCGGGGATGTCGGCGCTGCTGGAAGGCTGGGATTGCGAGATTGCCGCGACGCAATGCGGTGACGAAGCCGAGGCCGAGTTGGCCGCCATGGCGGTCCCGCCTGACCTGATCATCGCCGACTATCAC contains:
- the adh gene encoding aldehyde dehydrogenase, translated to MLQQALDNLKGDVTMRSTYDNYIGGKFVPPVKGEYFDNPSPITGKTVCRIARGTKEDIELALDAAHAAKDEWGKTSPAVRANILNKIADRLEERLPTLALVETIDNGKPIRETTHADLPLAIDHFRYFAGCLRAQEGSISEIDHDTIAYHFHEPLGVVGQIIPWNFPLLMAVWKLAPALAAGNCVVLKPAEQTPMSIMVLAEMIGDLLPPGVLNIVNGFGIEAGKPLAQSNRIAKIAFTGETTTGRLIMQYATENLIPVTLELGGKSPNIFFADVMDADDDYFDKCLEGFAMFALNQGEVCTCPSRALIQESIYERFIERAIKRVQAIKMGNPLDADTMIGAQASNDQLEKILSYIAIGREEGAEVLTGGERQVHEGDNAEGYYVQPTILKGHNKMRVFQEEIFGPVVAVTTFKDEAEALEIANDTLYGLGAGVWTRDGTRAYRFGRAIQAGRVWTNCYHAYPAHAAFGGYKQSGIGRENHRMMLDHYQNTKNLLVSYSPKALGFF
- a CDS encoding TonB-dependent receptor; the encoded protein is MSNSFGDRDGAWSRRSDPALWHKARRTGARTATLVRGLQRRHAVLACSLCLGTNLPALAQQPTADEGNSGSTIIVTAPGGTRSDDAQLSLDEDRLGEAARPDLLSAISRSVAAVGLQDAQGNPFQPNLSYRGFVASPLQGQAQGLAVYLDGARFNQPFGDTVQFDLLPEVAIQKLEIFESNPLYGLNALGGAIVLQTKTGRTSPGIAVTAAGGAFGEREVAGEAGWRGRRASIYAAVQQTRDRGWRYFSPSRLRSSFADLGWDGERAGLHLKLVGADNDLTGNGSVPVELYALDRRAVFTHPDITLNRFVRGSVHPWLMLGNSGDRLEGVMYLQRLRQDTLNGDHADIEVCEAATDLLCLEGRSDGEEPLFDELGKAIGASSSEGGYGLVNRSKSRGQAGGILVQFVRERETSAGKGRLVVGFSHDASRTQFNSSSELGMLTDDRGVEGLGPIVSQLDGSITPVSLSARTSYGGLFLAHTIPLKPMLAAELDARWNRQLVRLDDQLGTALDGRHLFKRLNLAARLKWQPASGIVLRAGLATNSRAPTPAELACADEEAPCSLTNFFVGDPPLNQVVTHTYSADANGRTGRLNWQIAAYRSVNRDDIQFVSSAVRGRAYFRNVGSTRRQGAEAHAIYENGPFRAAVGYAFTDATFRTPTILNSPLNPGADDSGRINVEPGDQIPGVPRHRFTVQAKLQRRAWSIGADVSFSSGQHFFGDENNADARTPRYSVLNLRGSATVTRQLRLFGEVRNALDVPFATFGTYTEVDDIYLKEAPNATNPRSIGPGTPRRVTVGMSAEF
- a CDS encoding helix-turn-helix transcriptional regulator, with amino-acid sequence MARKFTQTELGKLAGLSRQAVAEIEGNTGRVSNFLALEKHIPISVTGLPMGARRIGERLRLARISKSLSLRAAAERAEIAVNTVREIEAGRGTLGPLHRLASVLAPAARARAVSEGHNRRGIAVVGWSSERVRRRADHYVTPAPIVRLLLDHEVIDRAHPVLEPAVGEARIIERVLLERGYQVVCSDLHGRGDECRDFFDIHQQHHTVITNPPFRLHQEFIKHAKRIVANKFCFLLPLNYLVGAQRHSDIWSDPGFPLARVHVLTRGIDFVGTDPFADRFKPAQIYCGWFIFERQHRGPPTLHWMDSNPYVERIARTPVR
- a CDS encoding recombinase family protein — protein: MLVGYGRVSSTSQSLDIQHEALSQAGCEKVFSEKMSGRSAADREQLALALDFVREGDTLCVTRLDRLARSVADLHRIIEKLTAKGVAFRCLSQSGVDTDSSTGRLMLAVLGAVAAFENDIRRERQMEGVAKAKLRGAYRGRPPSIRPEDVQELRAQGLGATEIAKRLNIGRASVYRALAA
- a CDS encoding pseudoazurin, translated to MKLSRLCLVATFLGVATSAAAKDIPVQMLTSGPGGAMVFSPAVVKANVGDTIRFIASPSHNAELIPGLVPAGVPISGGKMNQGFDLKVTAAGLYGIKCKPHFAMGMVALIKVGKGPAPNAASAAAVKLPGLAAKRMAGYLTKAK